In the Caballeronia sp. LZ062 genome, one interval contains:
- a CDS encoding HU family DNA-binding protein, with the protein MNKTELIDHIAHEADISKAAAVRALEAVIGGVRATLEKGDSLTLVGFGTFAVGERAARTGRDPRTGAAITIEAAKIPKFRAGKALKDALN; encoded by the coding sequence ATGAACAAGACGGAACTGATCGACCACATCGCGCATGAAGCCGATATTTCGAAGGCCGCAGCGGTACGTGCGCTAGAGGCGGTCATCGGCGGCGTGCGCGCGACGCTCGAGAAGGGCGATTCGCTGACGCTCGTCGGCTTCGGGACGTTTGCGGTAGGTGAGCGCGCCGCGCGCACGGGCCGCGATCCACGCACGGGTGCAGCCATCACCATCGAAGCGGCAAAAATTCCCAAGTTCCGCGCTGGCAAAGCCCTGAAGGATGCGCTAAACTAG